The Clostridium sp. AWRP genome has a window encoding:
- a CDS encoding aldo/keto reductase produces MQYRKFCKDGFKVSTLGFGCMRLPIMNNDSSKINEKEALKIIRHAIDNGVNYLDTAYPYHGGNSEILVGKVLKDGYREKVRIATKMPVWLVEKYEDFDKYLNEQLKRLGIDCIDYYLLHAMTKDRMDKLENLGVFKFLNKALEDGKINHVGFSFHDNLMAFKHIINLFPWEFCQIQFNYLDEDYQAGIDGLEYAADKGLSVVVMEPLKGGLLSGNLPEDINNIFNKSKVKKSPVDWALSWVLNHPEVSVLLSGMNSLEQVNENISIASKTFPNSISEEDMDLIEQAKEKFNALMKIKCTRCGYCSPCKVDLDIPNIFSMYNNYFMYKSKESIFNKYNNMPKKSKASSCIHCGKCEDNCPQHLPIRVLLRQVKSTFEEN; encoded by the coding sequence ATGCAATACAGGAAATTTTGTAAAGATGGTTTTAAAGTATCTACTTTAGGTTTTGGATGCATGAGACTTCCAATAATGAACAACGATTCTTCAAAAATTAATGAAAAAGAAGCACTAAAAATCATAAGACATGCAATTGATAATGGTGTAAATTATCTAGATACAGCATATCCTTACCACGGCGGAAATAGTGAAATTTTAGTAGGTAAAGTACTTAAAGATGGTTACAGAGAAAAAGTTAGAATTGCAACTAAAATGCCTGTATGGCTAGTAGAAAAATATGAAGATTTTGATAAATATTTGAATGAACAATTAAAAAGGCTTGGCATAGACTGTATTGATTATTACCTTCTCCATGCCATGACCAAAGACAGAATGGATAAGCTGGAAAACCTGGGTGTTTTTAAGTTTTTAAATAAAGCCCTAGAGGACGGTAAAATCAATCACGTAGGCTTTTCTTTTCATGATAATTTAATGGCTTTCAAACACATAATAAATCTATTTCCCTGGGAATTTTGCCAGATCCAATTTAATTATTTAGATGAGGATTACCAGGCAGGTATAGATGGACTAGAATATGCAGCCGATAAAGGTCTATCAGTAGTTGTAATGGAACCTTTAAAAGGTGGACTTTTATCTGGTAATCTTCCAGAAGATATAAACAACATATTCAATAAATCAAAAGTAAAAAAAAGTCCGGTTGACTGGGCTTTAAGCTGGGTACTAAATCATCCTGAAGTATCAGTATTACTAAGTGGAATGAATTCTTTAGAACAAGTAAATGAAAATATATCTATAGCATCAAAAACTTTTCCTAATTCAATTTCTGAGGAAGACATGGATTTAATAGAACAAGCAAAAGAAAAATTCAATGCCCTTATGAAAATAAAATGCACCCGCTGTGGGTACTGTTCCCCTTGCAAGGTAGATTTAGATATTCCAAATATTTTTTCTATGTATAATAATTACTTTATGTATAAAAGTAAAGAATCTATATTTAATAAGTATAATAATATGCCAAAAAAATCAAAGGCATCTTCCTGCATACACTGCGGAAAATGTGAAGATAACTGCCCGCAGCATCTTCCAATCAGGGTACTTTTAAGGCAAGTTAAGTCTACCTTCGAAGAGAACTAA
- a CDS encoding amidase domain-containing protein, which yields MKISLKKRFLQIMVITLFIFLICPFCRPKGEEISTKEEVANSIQDIFQNRNRAILNGDLKLIEDNYDRSTKYGKWAYEHEEQKMKYLKNWGEKQGVKFTEIMPEVMINRIRGKDDKYSVNLICSTKYSYIYEDDPIKVNSCKIGTSHVLNISKKGNNWVISKEWYKDPFADSLNLGNLKVDAINQYIKSQQSRDFSNMNNRRKGAVKYADRYCGIASDKEYGYSYNRKYRNYNSRGGDCANFASQILHEGGKFRKNSGWSYDGSGATRSWLNADGFKSYMIYSGRASLVAHGSYEKVYKASYKLLPGDFVAYEKKGDITHISVVTGADSKGYSLVSCHNTDRNRVPWDLGWSDKNIKFWLVHVNY from the coding sequence ATGAAAATTTCTCTAAAAAAAAGATTTCTCCAAATCATGGTTATCACTTTGTTCATATTTCTGATATGCCCGTTTTGTAGGCCTAAAGGTGAAGAAATTAGTACAAAAGAAGAGGTTGCAAATTCTATACAAGATATATTCCAAAACAGGAATAGAGCTATATTAAATGGAGATTTAAAATTAATAGAAGATAATTATGATAGAAGTACAAAATATGGGAAATGGGCTTATGAGCACGAAGAACAGAAGATGAAATATCTTAAAAATTGGGGGGAAAAGCAGGGAGTAAAGTTTACTGAAATTATGCCAGAGGTAATGATCAATAGAATTAGAGGTAAGGATGATAAGTATTCTGTAAACTTAATATGTTCCACAAAATATAGTTATATATATGAAGATGATCCAATAAAAGTTAATAGCTGTAAAATTGGTACTTCTCATGTTTTGAATATTTCAAAAAAAGGGAACAATTGGGTAATAAGTAAGGAGTGGTATAAAGATCCTTTTGCTGATTCTCTAAATTTAGGAAATTTAAAAGTTGACGCTATAAATCAATATATAAAATCTCAACAATCAAGAGATTTTTCTAATATGAACAATAGAAGAAAAGGAGCAGTAAAATATGCAGATAGGTACTGTGGAATAGCGTCGGATAAAGAGTATGGGTATAGCTACAATAGAAAGTATAGAAATTATAATTCACGGGGAGGAGATTGTGCAAATTTTGCATCGCAAATACTTCATGAAGGAGGTAAGTTTAGAAAAAATTCTGGCTGGAGTTATGATGGTTCTGGAGCCACTAGATCTTGGTTAAATGCAGATGGATTTAAGAGCTATATGATATACAGCGGAAGAGCTTCACTAGTAGCCCATGGAAGTTATGAAAAAGTATATAAAGCTTCTTATAAACTTTTGCCTGGAGATTTTGTAGCCTATGAAAAGAAAGGAGATATAACTCATATTTCAGTAGTAACAGGTGCGGATTCTAAAGGATATTCTCTTGTAAGCTGTCATAATACAGATAGAAATAGAGTACCTTGGGACCTTGGATGGAGTGATAAAAATATAAAGTTTTGGCTAGTTCATGTGAATTATTAG
- a CDS encoding M15 family metallopeptidase: MKKKIIIEALLLICVCVSPVKALTDDYYTTMKQDILCLMMAYPEYITDLEKGNDGKVYVLTKSGKKILYDDKSSKSFQQKMYDTDLQDMMEQSYPIGTINGVMEKNFDPGRIRTYPLLKEVYGCDRKSIESNLKMANLGYRRFQFNGNNNASKSLENAVKELLPISQTNPKVSRALFPSSGTFNYRCISGTSLLSPHSFGIAIDLARDRRDYWKWVTKEEGDKRIQEYPKEIVDAFEKNGFVWGGKWSHFDILHFEYRPEIILKSRYFGQKNSDSKFWYSQAPHNNKLVNGYIQKIDEKLK, encoded by the coding sequence ATGAAAAAGAAGATAATTATAGAAGCACTATTATTGATTTGCGTATGTGTAAGCCCTGTAAAGGCATTGACAGATGATTATTATACCACAATGAAACAGGATATTTTGTGTCTTATGATGGCCTACCCAGAATATATTACAGATTTGGAAAAAGGCAATGATGGAAAGGTATATGTACTTACAAAGTCCGGTAAAAAAATTTTATATGATGATAAGAGCAGCAAAAGTTTCCAACAAAAAATGTATGATACGGATCTACAGGACATGATGGAACAGTCCTATCCAATAGGCACTATAAATGGAGTAATGGAAAAGAATTTTGATCCTGGAAGAATTAGGACATATCCACTTTTAAAAGAAGTTTATGGCTGTGATAGAAAGTCTATAGAATCTAATCTTAAAATGGCTAATCTAGGATATAGGAGATTTCAATTTAATGGCAATAATAATGCCTCTAAATCTCTTGAAAATGCAGTAAAAGAGTTGTTGCCTATTTCTCAGACAAATCCAAAGGTTTCCAGGGCATTATTTCCTAGTAGTGGTACATTTAATTACAGATGTATTTCGGGAACTAGCTTACTAAGCCCACATTCTTTTGGAATAGCTATTGATCTTGCTAGAGATAGGAGAGATTATTGGAAATGGGTGACTAAAGAAGAAGGAGATAAGAGAATACAGGAATACCCAAAAGAAATTGTAGATGCATTTGAAAAAAATGGCTTTGTATGGGGTGGAAAGTGGAGTCATTTTGACATTCTGCATTTTGAATACAGGCCAGAAATAATTTTAAAATCAAGATATTTTGGACAAAAAAATAGTGACAGTAAATTTTGGTATTCACAGGCACCCCACAATAATAAATTGGTAAATGGATATATTCAAAAGATAGATGAAAAATTAAAGTAG